In Cuculus canorus isolate bCucCan1 chromosome 27, bCucCan1.pri, whole genome shotgun sequence, the following proteins share a genomic window:
- the TNFAIP8L1 gene encoding tumor necrosis factor alpha-induced protein 8-like protein 1, which produces MDTFSTKNLALQAQKKLLSKMATKTIANVFIDDTSSEILDELYRATKEYTHNRKEAQKIIKNLIKIVMKLGMLYRNGQFNAEELLVMERFRKKVHTLAMTAVSFHQIDFTFDRRVMSSVLTECRDLLHQAVNGHLTAKSHSRINHVFNHFADYEFLSALYGPSEPYCTHLKRICEGVNKMLEEDNI; this is translated from the coding sequence ATGGACACCTTCAGCACCAAGAACTTGGCCCTGCAGGCCCAGAAGAAGCTCTTGAGTAAAATGGCTACCAAGACCATCGCCAACGTCTTCATTGACGACACCAGCAGTGAGATCTTGGACGAGCTATACCGAGCCACCAAGGAGTACACCCACAACCGCAAAGAGGCCCAGAAGATCATTAAAAACCTCATCAAGATCGTCATGAAGTTGGGCATGCTCTACCGCAACGGGCAGTTCAatgctgaggagctgctggtgaTGGAGCGCTTCCGCAAGAAGGTGCATACCTTGGCCATGACAGCTGTCAGCTTCCACCAGATAGACTTCACCTTCGACCGCAGGGTCATGTCGAGTGTGCTGACGGAGTGCCGGGATCTGCTGCACCAGGCTGTCAACGGCCACCTGACAGCCAAATCCCACTCTCGCATCAACCACGTCTTCAATCACTTTGCGGACTACGAGTTCCTCTCAGCTCTCTATGGGCCGTCTGAGCCCTACTGCACCCACCTGAAGAGGATCTGCGAAGGGGTGAACAAGATGCTGGAGGAGGACAACATATGA
- the MYDGF gene encoding myeloid-derived growth factor: MAAPGGRAVRGALLPLLPLLPLLGLAARASQPPSAAPQPSAAEFDVRPGGEVHSFSRSLGDYTCTFTYSAQGGTNEQWQMNIGVSEDNLFFSCSVWRPQGKSYLFFTQFKAEVKGAKIEYAMAYSQAAVGGQSDIPLKQEEFEITETTVSHREGKFRFELSKLMIVAKTPHDEL, translated from the exons atggcggcgcccgGCGGGCGGGCTGTGCGAGGCGCGCTGCTCccgctgctgccgctgctgccgcTTCTGGGCCTGGCGGCCCGCGCCTCCCAGCCGCCCAGCGCCGCCCCGCAGCCCAGCGCCGCCGAGTTCGACGTGCGGCCCGGCGGGGAGGTGCACTCCTTCTCGCGGAGCCTG GGGGATTACACCTGTACCTTCACATACTCAGCTCAGGGAGGAACAAATGAG CAATGGCAGATGAACATTGGAGTCAGTGAAGACAACCTGTTCTTCTCCTGCTCTGTCTGGAG GCCTCAAGGGAAGTCTTATCTCTTCTTTACCCAGTTTAAAGCTGAAGTGAAAGGAGCCAAGATCGAGTATGCCATGGCTTAT TCTCAGGCTGCAGTGGGTGGACAAAGCGACATCCCTTTAAAACAGGAAGAATTTGAAATCACCGAAACAACAG tgTCTCACAGGGAAGGCAAGTTCCGTTTTGAACTGTCCAAACTCATGATTGTAGCAAAAACGCCCCATGATGAGCTGTGA
- the LOC104060939 gene encoding procathepsin L isoform X2, with amino-acid sequence MLDAMVMLLGLLLALLGFAPAPDPALEEAWEEWKSFYAKEYPREAEATRREVWEKNLRRIQQHNWEQSQGQHAFRLAMNHYGDLTDEEFNQLLNRFIPAEREGLVQLFQASAARKTPAEVDWRAKGYVTPVKNQDTSSCRYNPQDRAANCSTIWMVDQGSEAALEQAVAAVGPVSVAVDASSFQFHFYKSGIFSSVFCSQWVNHGMLAVGYGMSQEHGHNVSYWILKNSWSEVWGEQGYIRLLKDGGNQCRVASQASFPML; translated from the exons ATG TTGGATGCCATGGTcatgctgctggggctgctgctggccctgctgggCTTCGCCCCAGCGCCAGACCCTGCCCTGGAGGAGGCCTGGGAAGAGTGGAAGAGCTTCTACGCCAAGGAGTACCCAAGG gAGGCCGAGGCCACCCGCAGGGAGGTCTGGGAGAAGAACCTGAGGCGCATCCAGCAGCACAACTGGGAGCAGTCGCAAGGGCAGCACGCCTTCCGCCTGGCCATGAACCACTACGGGGATCTG ACAGATGAGGAGTTTAACCAGCTCCTGAACAGATTCATCCCAGCAGAGCGAGAGGGGCTGGTGCAGCTCTTCCAGGCATCAGCAGCTCGGAAGACCCCAGCAGAGGTGGACTGGCGGGCAAAGGGTTACGTGACGCCTGTGAAGAACCAG gACACCTCCAGCTGCCGATACAACCCCCAGGACAGGGCGGCCAACTGCTCCACCATCTGGATGGTGGACCAGGGCAGCGAggcagcactggagcaggcgGTGGCGGCTGTGGGCCCTGTGTCTGTGGCAGTGGAtgccagcagcttccagttccACTTCTACAAGTCGG gcATCTTCAGCAGCGTGTTTTGCAGCCAGTGGGTGAACCACGGGATGCTGGCTGTGGGCTATGGCATGAGCCAGGAGCACGGGCACAACGTGAGCTACTGGATCCTAAAGAACAG ctggtCGGAGGTGTGGGGTGAGCAGGGCTACATCCGCCTGCTGAAGGACGGCGGCAACCAGTGTAGGGTGGCCAGCCAGGCCAGCTTCCCCATGCTGTGA
- the LOC104060939 gene encoding procathepsin L isoform X1, with protein sequence MLDAMVMLLGLLLALLGFAPAPDPALEEAWEEWKSFYAKEYPREAEATRREVWEKNLRRIQQHNWEQSQGQHAFRLAMNHYGDLTDEEFNQLLNRFIPAEREGLVQLFQASAARKTPAEVDWRAKGYVTPVKNQGHCGSCWAFSATGALEGLVFNRTGKLVVLSEQNLIDCSRKLGNNGCHGGYMTRAFQYVHKNGGLNSEHVYPYTAMDTSSCRYNPQDRAANCSTIWMVDQGSEAALEQAVAAVGPVSVAVDASSFQFHFYKSGIFSSVFCSQWVNHGMLAVGYGMSQEHGHNVSYWILKNSWSEVWGEQGYIRLLKDGGNQCRVASQASFPML encoded by the exons ATG TTGGATGCCATGGTcatgctgctggggctgctgctggccctgctgggCTTCGCCCCAGCGCCAGACCCTGCCCTGGAGGAGGCCTGGGAAGAGTGGAAGAGCTTCTACGCCAAGGAGTACCCAAGG gAGGCCGAGGCCACCCGCAGGGAGGTCTGGGAGAAGAACCTGAGGCGCATCCAGCAGCACAACTGGGAGCAGTCGCAAGGGCAGCACGCCTTCCGCCTGGCCATGAACCACTACGGGGATCTG ACAGATGAGGAGTTTAACCAGCTCCTGAACAGATTCATCCCAGCAGAGCGAGAGGGGCTGGTGCAGCTCTTCCAGGCATCAGCAGCTCGGAAGACCCCAGCAGAGGTGGACTGGCGGGCAAAGGGTTACGTGACGCCTGTGAAGAACCAG GGGCACTGTGGGTCGTGCTGGGCATTCAGTGCCACAGGAGCCCTGGAAGGGCTCGTCTTCAACAGGACAGGGAAGCTGGTGGTGCTAAGTGAGCAGAACCTCATCGACTGCTCCCGAAAGCTGGGCAACAACGGCTGCCATGGTGGCTACATGACCCGGGCCTTCCAGTATGTGCACAAGAACGGCGGCTTGAACTCAGAGCACGTCTACCCCTACACGGCCATG gACACCTCCAGCTGCCGATACAACCCCCAGGACAGGGCGGCCAACTGCTCCACCATCTGGATGGTGGACCAGGGCAGCGAggcagcactggagcaggcgGTGGCGGCTGTGGGCCCTGTGTCTGTGGCAGTGGAtgccagcagcttccagttccACTTCTACAAGTCGG gcATCTTCAGCAGCGTGTTTTGCAGCCAGTGGGTGAACCACGGGATGCTGGCTGTGGGCTATGGCATGAGCCAGGAGCACGGGCACAACGTGAGCTACTGGATCCTAAAGAACAG ctggtCGGAGGTGTGGGGTGAGCAGGGCTACATCCGCCTGCTGAAGGACGGCGGCAACCAGTGTAGGGTGGCCAGCCAGGCCAGCTTCCCCATGCTGTGA